The sequence TGGCGATGACTTGGCGCATAATTTCAGTGACAATCTACTTTAGACTAAACCCCTTTGCCACCAAAAGGTTGCGCCCGAAGTGGCAGGTTTGTCCGTTGGGTGGGCAAATTCTAGCCGGGCGCGTTTCATGAGGTAATCCTTTGTACCATAAGGGCTTGGCGGGGGTGTGATCGGGTTGTTGAAGTGGTCGTTCCTGACTTTCGACTTGCTGTTTGTCAATACTTTTTGATAGAAAAACCAAACAATTATATGGCAGCCATCGGCCGATTTCAAAAGGGTGACGAAATCTTTTACGCAAAAGTTGTCGACGGAGAGCTGTTCCGTCTGAAGGGTGATGTCTTTGGTTCGCCCTCCTACTCGAAGAAGCCGATGCCATTTAAGGGCGTTAAAACCCTCACGCCCGTAGCACCTTCCAAGATCATCGCCGTAGGGCTGAACTACGCCGATCACGCTCGTGAGACGGGCAAGGCGCTGCCGAAAGAACCGCTTTTCTGGCTGAAGGCTCCGACCTCTTTGATTCCTGATGGGGCGAAGATCGAGGTGCCTTTTGCCAATCACCGCACGGATTTCGAATCCGAGCTGGCCATCGTTATCGGACGTCGCGTCCGCAACGTAACTCCGGCAGCGGCGGCACGTTACATCTTTGGTTATACTGCTGCCCAAGACATCAGCGATCGTACCATCCAGAATGCGGAAGGCGAGCGGACGCGCGCCAAGTCTTTCGACACATTTACGCCCCTTGGGCCATACGTGGAAACGAAAATCGACCCGCATGATCTGACCATCCAGCTTTTCCAAAACGGCCAATTGCGTCAGAACTCCAATACGAGCCAGTTGATCTTCAATTGCTTCGATCTGGTGAGCTTTATTTCCACGAATATGACCCTCCTTCCGGGTGACGTCATCCTGACGGGCACACCTAGCGGTGTGGGACCGATTGAGTCGGGGGATCGCTTGGAAGTGCGTATCCAAGGGCTCGCGCCGTTGGTGAACACCGTGAAATAGGCCTTGATTCCTCGGACTACGCAGTCGAGGTTGCTGCTGTGAAAGTGAAGAGTGCCAAAACGAAAACGAGTCCCAAGATCGATTGGGACAAACTTTCGGAAGAAATCCGTCAGGAAGGCAACAAATTGACGGACGAGGAACGCCGCAAGTATCGGGATCAAGCCCTTCGTATCATCTACAGTTCTGATGCAACGCCCCACGCTAGTCGCGGTTGATACGAATATTTTGTTGCGACTGGCAGGCGAAGATGACTCAACCATTGACGCTGTAGAGTTGCTCAAACGTCGCCTTAAGCCTGTGCAATTCCTCGTGCCGCACACGGCGATGGATGAATTGATGGCTAAGTCAGCCAAGGATAACCATCCGTTTCTTTCACAGCTTTCCCTTAAGGCATTGCGGCAACTTCGAAGCGATTGGGGTTTCTTTCCCCAAGTTTTGAATGCCGTTCAGGAGGCGATAGTAAATAATGCCGTCTTACGTTTGCGTGATAGTGGCTTGTTACCGTATGAAGAGCGGAACGATGCGCTTGTCATTGCCGAGTCCGCGGTCTTGAACTGCGTTCTGTTGGTAAGCAAAGACAGCCATTTGTTTGATATTGACCGTGAGCGATTGGCATTTCTGTTCCGGCAGTTGGATTTGCCGGTGCCGTTGATCGCATCGCCGGATGATTTGATTAAGAAGTTTTACCGTTGAATTGATTTTATATGCGCTGGACACAAGCACTGATACCGACTTTGAAAGAATCTCCGAGTGATGCGGAGATCACGTCCCATAAACTCCTGCTGCGTGCGGGCCTGATCCGCAAGCTGGCTGGCGGCCTCTACACGTTCATGCCGCTCGGTTTGCGTGTGTTGCGCAAGGTGGAGCAGATCGTGCGCGAAGAGATGGATCGCGCTGGTGCGCTTGAAGTTTTGATGCCCGCGTTGCAACCGCCGGAGATCTGGCAGGCGACCGGCCGTTATGAAACCGCTCGCGACGTGCTCTTCAAAGTTAAGGATCGCGCCCGCAAGGAATGGGTGCTCGGCCCGACGCATGAAGAAGTCATCACGACCCTGGCCGCAGGCGAGATCAGTTCCTATCGCCAGATGCCGAAGAATTTTTACCAGATCCAGGTGAAGTTCCGTGATGAGATCCGTCCGCGCTTCGGTCTGATGCGCGCGAAGGAGTTCATCATGAAGGACGCCTACAGTTTCGACGCGACGGATGAAGCAGCGCAAGCGAGCTACCAGAAGATGTATGACGCCTACACGCGCATCTTTGAGCGTTGCGGCATCCAGTCTTTCCCGGTGGAAGCGGATACTGGCGTGATCGGCGGCAAGTTCTCGCATGAGTTCATGGTTCCGGCTGAGACGGGTGAGAACGACGTGGTGTATTGCGAATCTGGCAAGTACGCCGCGAACATCGAGAAAGCTTCGAGCCAAGGACCTTTGGCCGCGACGCCGAAGGAATCCACTGGCGCTGCAGTTGAGAAATTCGCGACGCCAGGCGTGGTGACCATCGAGGCACTAGGCAAAGATCCTTACAACGTTGCCGCTCATCAGCAGATCAAGACGCTGATCTACATGGTGCAGAGCAAGCTGGTGATCGTGCTCTTGCGTGGTGATGACCAGTTGAACGAAGCGAAGTTCGCGGGGCTCATCGGCACGAACGAATATCGTCCCGCTACAGCGGATGACATCTTTGAAGCGATGGGTGCGCGTCCCGGCAGTCTCGGTGCTGTGAAGGCCGCGATGAAGTCCACCATGCCGGTTTACGCGGATGAAGTGTTACGCGGCAGCAAGGGCATGACCACGGGCGCGAATGAAGATGGCTTCCATTTCCGCCATGTGGAGATCGAACGCGACATCGAAGTGAATCATTGGGT is a genomic window of Verrucomicrobiia bacterium containing:
- a CDS encoding fumarylacetoacetate hydrolase family protein, which codes for MAAIGRFQKGDEIFYAKVVDGELFRLKGDVFGSPSYSKKPMPFKGVKTLTPVAPSKIIAVGLNYADHARETGKALPKEPLFWLKAPTSLIPDGAKIEVPFANHRTDFESELAIVIGRRVRNVTPAAAARYIFGYTAAQDISDRTIQNAEGERTRAKSFDTFTPLGPYVETKIDPHDLTIQLFQNGQLRQNSNTSQLIFNCFDLVSFISTNMTLLPGDVILTGTPSGVGPIESGDRLEVRIQGLAPLVNTVK
- a CDS encoding type II toxin-antitoxin system VapC family toxin, whose protein sequence is MQRPTLVAVDTNILLRLAGEDDSTIDAVELLKRRLKPVQFLVPHTAMDELMAKSAKDNHPFLSQLSLKALRQLRSDWGFFPQVLNAVQEAIVNNAVLRLRDSGLLPYEERNDALVIAESAVLNCVLLVSKDSHLFDIDRERLAFLFRQLDLPVPLIASPDDLIKKFYR
- a CDS encoding proline--tRNA ligase, whose protein sequence is MRWTQALIPTLKESPSDAEITSHKLLLRAGLIRKLAGGLYTFMPLGLRVLRKVEQIVREEMDRAGALEVLMPALQPPEIWQATGRYETARDVLFKVKDRARKEWVLGPTHEEVITTLAAGEISSYRQMPKNFYQIQVKFRDEIRPRFGLMRAKEFIMKDAYSFDATDEAAQASYQKMYDAYTRIFERCGIQSFPVEADTGVIGGKFSHEFMVPAETGENDVVYCESGKYAANIEKASSQGPLAATPKESTGAAVEKFATPGVVTIEALGKDPYNVAAHQQIKTLIYMVQSKLVIVLLRGDDQLNEAKFAGLIGTNEYRPATADDIFEAMGARPGSLGAVKAAMKSTMPVYADEVLRGSKGMTTGANEDGFHFRHVEIERDIEVNHWVDVRTVKVGELCVATGQPLKIRRAIEVGHVFKLGTKYSEALNAKYLDENGVAKPCVMGCYGIGVTRTMQAIIEQRNDKDGILWPLSVAPYQVCITPLGVVPGSPVMVLAEELYAQLTAKGVEVILDDRDDRPGVKFKDADLVGFPIRIGIGEKSLAKGEIEVKPRGGAVTFVKQEEALAKILELVGK